The Montipora capricornis isolate CH-2021 chromosome 6, ASM3666992v2, whole genome shotgun sequence genome has a window encoding:
- the LOC138054150 gene encoding uncharacterized protein, with amino-acid sequence MDSDSDLAEALDAFEQIGGAAPGRFVFERLPVVERRSVRLGVRERVFQLRPRQMGAFIPRQRLTDALVQGLRNALDDLINDQDIPDGDRIYIALSSNRITNAYNGWGLRAGEWRAQGPRVDALLGNLSHMLNSNEQFEMDDSFTLAFVHVRGAPTGSGYKRKHLPGHQASTRLREFKHSVLRVPQDDQNLCCPRAIALARGVHQHRDDPQRRRQWTRCRGNHRRITRAAQELLDEVDLPPQPCGPEQLQQLVTAPSLQDYTLVVVDANRAYACFAYGRGDTLLGLLHEDGHYDALSSLPGFFGQDYFCSQCFQAYKHLGQHACRNNRTNHCGACLQNGCPDHTEAYRQYRSAQTPCILCGRSFYGDTCLQTHRTKTHTGQPADAEHPSVCATRRQCKECHRVLRGLKEIRTHRCGYRKCSCCKKDVDVHHHRCFLQVEKTPAEERRLRRQRLSFQRILSQGLAPLLANEAAGLHAFLAGDNDDDDEDEDDDEKPPLHVFFDIESMQVEGRHVPNLVVAETEDDDDPPVSFQGDDCLFHFLEWLETLTENGMRPLTVIAHNFKGYDRYPVIDELHRQKRDLEQIRNGGKVLQLTYPHEHTTIRFIDSLSFFQMPLSDFPKTFGLTELKKGYFPHLFNTPDHQTYVGRLPDKAFYMPDGMSVKKRRDFDTWYDDQAAREVVFDFQAELLAYCESDVKLLKQGCLTFMRDFQARAEFNPFEQMTVASACNRYLSMHCMEEETIASEPLLGWRGRVNHSQASMEWLTWCEHNLRHRAYLALSPEDHENHEAMARAYGHYDAYHPLHRQRIQHARNEGEYRLPGTRYTVDGYDADTKTVYEFCGCFWHGCRTCHPQRTDVHPTLLERSMDEVRALVDKKRTFLINRGYQVVTMWECAWNALKQTNQDIMAFLARQHLQAPLEPRDAFYGGRTNAVRLYAHVDEEKEEEIRYDDYTSLYPWVNKYGTYPLGHPTFLYEPDTTDLSPYFGLAKCTVLPPQRLYHPVLPYRSHDKLTFPLCRTCVEENISKPLLEKTHACHHTDEERVLVGTWCTPELDMAVQKGYVIQHVHEVWHFDQQRTGLFQSYVNTWLQIKEEASGWPEGCTTPDQKQAHIDAYYAREGIRLDPTKIEKNPGLRALAKMMLNSMWGKFGQRINKTQVREFTEPQPFIQFLDSDQHDVRYVSSLTEDRVEVHYKLQTHDVLPSPNLNIFIAAFTTCHARLRLYRALDHLGERVLYFDTDSVVYLHRPGDPPLDPPRGAYLGDFKDELDAGDTIVEFCSGGPKNYGYKTKNGHVVCKVRGFSLNVKGMTQLNYDVLRQNTLDELHRPLDKPRTTRVTQSHTIQRNAKTYTLETQPSHKDYRLVYSKRVLDPTTAQTYPYGYERFTEEDLDLAQVLADLFA; translated from the coding sequence ATGGATAGTGATAGTGATTTGGCTGAAGCACTCGACGCGTTTGAACAGATAGGAGGTGCCGCTCCAGGACGTTTCGTCTTTGAAAGACTACCCGTGGTCGAACGACGTAGTGTCCGTCTCGGAGTTCGTGAACGCGTCTTTCAACTTCGCCCTCGACAGATGGGAGCGTTCATTCCCCGACAACGTCTAACGGATGCTCTCGTGCAAGGTCTTCGTAACGCTCTAGACGACTTAATCAACGACCAAGACATTCCGGATGGCGATCGCATTTACATCGCTCTATCCTCCAATCGTATTACCAATGCCTACAACGGATGGGGACTGCGGGCCGGAGAATGGCGCGCTCAAGGTCCACGCGTGGATGCCTTACTTGGGAATCTTTCCCACATGCTCAACTCTAACGAACAATTTGAAATGGACGATTCCTTCACCCTCGCCTTCGTTCACGTACGCGGGGCTCCCACCGGTTCCggttacaaaagaaaacatttaccaGGGCATCAAGCGTCGACGCGTCTCAGAGAATTCAAGCACAGTGTCTTACGCGTTCCACAGGATGACCAAAACCTATGCTGTCCACGCGCCATCGCTCTCGCTCGAGGGGTCCATCAACATCGAGACGATCCCCAACGTCGCCGACAATGGACCCGATGTCGTGGTAACCATCGTCGCATCACGCGAGCGGCTCAAGAACTTTTAGACGAAGTCGATCTTCCTCCTCAACCCTGCGGTCCCGAACAACTTCAACAACTCGTCACCGCTCCCAGTCTTCAAGACTATACCCTCGTGGTCGTGGACGCCAACCGCGCTTACGCATGTTTTGCTTACGGTCGTGGGGATACGTTGTTAGGACTCTTACACGAAGACGGTCATTACGATGCCTTGTCTTCCTTACCTGGTTTCTTCGGCCAAGATTACTTTTGCAGCCAATGTTTCCAAGCCTACAAGCATCTGGGTCAGCATGCCTGTCGCAACAATCGAACCAATCATTGCGGAGCCTGCTTGCAAAACGGATGCCCTGATCATACCGAGGCCTACCGACAGTACCGCTCGGCTCAAACACCCTGTATCCTCTGTGGACGTTCTTTCTACGGAGACACATGTCTCCAAACCCATCGGACCAAGACCCACACTGGTCAACCCGCGGATGCTGAACATCCTTCCGTCTGTGCCACCCGTCGGCAGTGTAAAGAATGTCATCGCGTGTTACGTGGTCTCAAAGAGATACGAACTCATCGGTGCGGGTATCGGAAATGTTCGTGCTGCAAGAAAGACGTCGACGTCCATCACCATCGATGTTTCTTACAAGTCGAAAAGACTCCCGCCGAAGAACGACGTTTGAGACGACAGCGACTCTCTTTCCAAAGGATCCTGAGTCAGGGACTGGCGCCTCTCTTAGCCAACGAGGCCGCTGGATTGCACGCTTTCCTGGCGGGCgataacgacgacgacgacgaagacgagGACGACGATGAGAAACCACCCTTGCACGTTTTCTTTGACATTGAGAGTATGCAAGTCGAGGGACGTCACGTGCCCAATCTGGTGGTCGCCGAAACGGAAGACGACGACGATCCTCCCGTGTCGTTCCAAGGAGACGACTGTCTCTTTCATTTTCTGGAATGGTTAGAAACATTGACCGAGAACGGAATGCGACCCCTGACGGTCATCGCTCATAATTTCAAAGGGTATGACAGGTATCCCGTCATCGACGAACTCCACCGGCAAAAGAGAGACCTGGAACAAATCCGAAACGGTGGGAAAGTCCTCCAACTCACCTACCCTCATGAACACACCACCATACGATTCATCGATTCGCTCTCCTTCTTCCAGATGCCGCTGAGCGATTTTCCCAAGACGTTCGGGCTCACCGAACTCAAGAAAGGATACTTTCCACACTTGTTCAACACTCCCGACCATCAAACGTATGTAGGCCGACTTCCCGACAAAGCCTTCTACATGCCCGACGGTATGTCCGTCAAGAAACGTCGCGACTTTGATACCTGGTACGACGACCAAGCGGCACGAGAGGTCGTCTTTGATTTCCAAGCCGAACTTCTAGCCTACTGCGAATCGGACGTGAAACTCTTGAAACAAGGATGTCTCACTTTCATGCGGGATTTCCAAGCACGTGCTGAATTCAATCCTTTTGAACAAATGACCGTCGCCTCTGCCTGTAATCGCTACTTGAGTATGCACTGTATGGAAGAAGAGACCATTGCTTCCGAACCCCTCTTAGGATGGCGAGGTCGTGTCAATCATTCCCAGGCCTCTATGGAATGGCTGACTTGGTGCGAACACAATCTACGACATCGAGCCTACCTGGCCCTCTCGCCGGAAGACCACGAGAACCACGAAGCCATGGCTCGTGCCTACGGACACTACGACGCTTATCATCCCTTGCATCGCCAACGTATCCAGCATGCTCGGAACGAGGGCGAGTACCGCCTTCCTGGTACCCGATACACGGTCGACGGATACGATGCCGATACCAAGACCGTCTACGAATTCTGCGGGTGCTTCTGGCACGGATGTCGGACTTGTCATCCCCAACGCACCGACGTGCATCCGACATTACTCGAACGATCCATGGACGAGGTCCGTGCTCTCGTCGACAAGAAACGCACGTTTCTCATCAACCGTGGGTACCAGGTCGTGACCATGTGGGAATGCGCCTGGAACGCTCTCAAACAAACCAACCAGGACATCATGGCCTTTCTAGCCCGTCAACACCTCCAAGCCCCCCTTGAACCACGCGACGCTTTTTACGGAGGTCGGACCAATGCCGTACGTCTCTACGCTCACGTCGACGAGGAGAAGGAGGAAGAGATCCGATACGACGATTACACGTCCTTGTATCCTTGGGTCAACAAGTACGGCACCTATCCACTCGGTCATCCCACCTTCCTCTACGAACCCGACACCACCGATCTCTCGCCTTATTTTGGTTTGGCCAAATGTACCGTCCTTCCGCCACAACGTCTCTACCATCCCGTGTTGCCTTACCGTAGTCATGACAAACTCACGTTTCCCTTGTGTCGTACCTGCGTCgaagagaacatttccaaaCCCCTTTTGGAAAAGACGCATGCCTGTCATCACACAGACGAAGAACGTGTCCTCGTCGGTACCTGGTGCACCCCCGAACTCGACATGGCTGTACAGAAAGGTTACGTCATTCAACACGTCCACGAAGTATGGCATTTCGATCAGCAACGCACGGGACTCTTCCAATCGTACGTGAACACGTGGCTCCAAATCAAAGAAGAAGCCAGCGGTTGGCCCGAAGGCTGCACCACCCCTGATCAGAAACAAGCCCACATCGATGCGTACTATGCTCGGGAAGGTATTCGTCTCGATCCCACCAAGATCGAAAAGAACCCTGGACTCCGAGCCCTGGCTAAGATGATGCTCAACTCTATGTGGGGCAAGTTCGGGCAACGGATCAACAAGACTCAGGTCCGAGAATTCACCGAACCTCAACCGTTCATCCAATTCCTCGACAGCGATCAACACGATGTCCGTTACGTCAGTTCCCTGACCGAAGACCGGGTCGAAGTCCATTACAAACTCCAAACGCACGATGTTCTGCCTTCACCTAATCTCAACATCTTCATAGCCGCCTTCACTACCTGTCATGCCAGACTCCGTCTCTATCGAGCCCTCGATCATCTCGGTGAACGCGTCCTCTACTTCGACACCGACTCGGTCGTCTATCTCCATCGTCCTGGCGACCCGCCTTTGGACCCTCCACGAGGCGCTTATCTCGGCGACTTCAAGGATGAATTGGACGCGGGCGATACCATTGTGGAATTCTGCTCGGGCGGTCCTAAGAACTACGGTTACAAGACCAAGAACGGCCACGTTGTATGCAAGGTCCGAGGCTTCTCCCTCAACGTCAAAGGGATGACTCAATTGAATTACGATGTCCTGCGTCAAAACACTCTGGACGAATTGCATCGTCCTCTAGACAAACCGCGTACCACTCGTGTCACGCAATCTCACACCATCCAAAGAAATGCCAAGACCTACACCTTAGAAACCCAACCTTCTCACAAAGATTACCGACTCGTCTACTCCAAACGGGTCCTGGATCCCACCACGGCCCAGACCTACCCTTACGGTTACGAACGGTTCACCGAAGAGGATCTGGATCTCGCTCAAGTGTTAGCTGACCTATTTGCTTAA
- the LOC138052509 gene encoding neuropeptide FF receptor 1-like, with product MFDSIYITIATVKCLIAITSIAGNLLVCAVVTRRDMRTPFNYLLLNLAVADIVYPTFLFTFFIYRHSLNNPDAMPGNAICLSLRTLAWIGAGCSVFTLIAIARERYWAVVHPLSIQRKLTWRQLKVIIPGTWILAVLFFSSGFVIQSFGREIAIRSGNLFGDDKKLQKAYRLIYTTFFGISSLFLIGYYSIVVYTLWFKRDDQEERPFQLQGVLKVRKRVTLMVLSVTTLFEIAWISANVIHVLKDFGLCTVSDVAVPIAHSLLAFNSAVNPFAYALINQRFRERIKGMLCNSSRATERNIKAEHPQIIRLQHY from the exons ATGTTTGACTCGATTTATATCACCATAGCAACGGTCAAGTGTTTGATTGCCATTACAAGCATCGCTGGAAACTTACTCGTATGTGCCGTCGTAACGCGTCGTGATATGAG GACTCCTTTCAACTATCTTCTTTTGAACCTCGCCGTGGCGGACATCGTTTATCCTACCTTCCTCTTTACTTTTTTCATCTACCGTCACTCTCTTAATAACCCTGATGCAATGCCTGGGAATGCAATTTGCCTGTCGTTGAGGACGTTGGCGTGGATCGGAGCTGGTTGTTCCGTATTCACTCTGATTGCCATTGCAAGGGAACGCTACTGGGCTGTAGTTCATCCACTTTCAATTCAGCGAAAACTCACTTGGCGACAATTGAAG GTAATTATTCCAGGTACTTGGATCCTTGCAGTTCTGTTCTTTTCCTCGGGATTCGTCATACAGAGCTTTGGAAGGGAGATCGCTATAAGGTCTGGTAATCTCTTTGGGGATgataaaaaattgcaaaaggCTTACCGTCTTATTTACACGACCTTTTTTGGCATTTCATCCCTGTTCTTGATTGGCTATTACTCCATCGTTGTGTACACTTTATGGTTCAAACGTGACGATCAAGAGGAGAGACCATTCCAGCTGCAG GGTGTGTTGAAAGTACGGAAACGAGTGACCTTGATGGTTTTGTCTGTTACTACACTCTTTGAAATTGCCTGGATTTCAGCCAACGTAATTCATGTTTTGAAGGATTTTGGCCTCTGCACAGTCAGCGATGTTGCAGTTCCCATTGCTCACTCCTTGCTTGCTTTCAATTCAGCTGTCAACCCGTTTGCCTATGCTCTGATAAACCAAAGATTCAGGGAGAGGATAAAAGGAATGCTATGCAATAGTTCACGTGCAACTGAAAGAAATATCAAAGCTGAACATCCACAAATCATCCGACTCCAGCATTACTAG
- the LOC138050635 gene encoding uncharacterized protein: MGKTKGKPRASQKQTKEPAPQRGFKEALVAEMRSLGFDGDFFARNLDQSIERSTRRSKGPRRTRYIQYCTWAHALMRKEIGPEDAEFAFPEVVLDYIRHIAPGDIKGEIREDAYKVSLQDFSSAIDLPRLTDESSHP, encoded by the exons ATggggaaaacaaaaggaaagccaCGTGCTTCGCAAAAACAAACGAAGGAGCCAGCGCCGCAGCGCGGGTTCAAGGAGGCACTCGTTGCGGAGATGAGATCTCTTGG GTTCGATGGTGACTTCTTTGCTCGCAACCTTGACCAAAGCATTGAGCGTAGTACAAGACGCAGTAAAGGGCCTCGTCGCACGAGATATATCCAGTATTGTACCTGGGCACATGCGTTGATG CGAAAAGAAATCGGACCAGAAGATGCTGAATTTGCATTTCCAGAGGTGGTGTTGGACTATATAAGACATATTGCTCCTGGAGACATCAAAGGGGAAATCAGAGAG GATGCTTACAAAGTGTCATTGCAAGATTTCTCTTCTGCCATTGATCTGCCCAGGTTGACAGATGAAAGCAGTCATCCTTAA